In Sphingobacterium zeae, one genomic interval encodes:
- the hflX gene encoding GTPase HflX, protein MARFKIHDTAIKPETAVLVSVITPSVTETKAKEYLEELEFLVQTAGGETKGMFTQKLGFPDRATFVGSGKLEEIKAYVEAEEIDIVVFDDELSPSQLRNIEKELKRKILDRSNLILDIFARHAKTAQAKTQVELAQLQYLLPRLTRMWTHLERQRGGIGMRGPGESQIETDRRIILDKISLFKERLKAIDKQNETQRKNRGEMIRVALVGYTNVGKSTIMNMISKSDVLIENKLFATLDTTVRKVVIDNLPFLLSDTVGFIRKLPHHLVECFKSTLDEVREADVLIHVVDISHPNFEDHIQAVNETLKDLKALDKPVITIFNKIDLYKPAIEEGHDGEEIEVTLDDFRNSWMAKNADPAIFLSAKNKTNIEEFKQKLYDIIVKMHNERYPYNNLLY, encoded by the coding sequence ATGGCCAGATTTAAAATACACGATACAGCTATAAAACCCGAAACAGCCGTCTTGGTGAGTGTCATCACCCCAAGCGTAACGGAAACAAAAGCAAAGGAATATTTGGAGGAACTTGAATTTTTGGTGCAGACTGCCGGTGGTGAAACCAAAGGTATGTTTACACAGAAACTAGGTTTCCCTGACCGAGCTACCTTTGTCGGTAGTGGAAAGCTGGAAGAAATAAAAGCATACGTCGAAGCGGAAGAAATCGACATCGTTGTTTTCGACGATGAGCTTTCACCTTCGCAGCTGCGTAATATTGAGAAAGAATTAAAACGCAAGATACTGGACCGTTCCAATCTGATCTTGGACATCTTTGCCCGACATGCCAAAACTGCACAGGCAAAGACACAAGTAGAATTGGCCCAATTGCAATATCTTTTACCACGTCTGACCCGTATGTGGACCCACTTGGAACGTCAGCGCGGGGGTATTGGTATGCGTGGTCCGGGTGAATCACAGATTGAAACCGATAGACGTATCATCCTGGACAAAATTTCTTTGTTCAAAGAACGCCTAAAAGCAATCGACAAGCAAAACGAGACGCAACGGAAAAACCGTGGTGAGATGATCCGTGTAGCTTTGGTAGGTTATACCAACGTAGGAAAATCGACGATTATGAATATGATCTCCAAGTCTGACGTACTGATCGAGAATAAACTTTTTGCTACACTGGACACCACAGTACGCAAAGTTGTGATAGACAACCTCCCCTTCCTGCTTTCAGATACGGTCGGCTTTATCCGTAAACTACCGCACCATTTGGTGGAATGTTTCAAATCCACATTGGATGAAGTTCGGGAAGCCGATGTCTTGATCCATGTAGTCGACATCTCACACCCCAACTTTGAGGACCATATCCAGGCGGTAAATGAGACATTGAAAGATCTTAAGGCATTGGACAAACCAGTGATTACGATATTTAACAAGATTGATCTTTACAAACCGGCTATTGAAGAAGGGCATGATGGCGAAGAGATCGAGGTCACATTGGATGATTTCCGTAATTCATGGATGGCAAAAAATGCAGATCCCGCAATCTTCCTATCAGCAAAAAATAAAACGAATATTGAAGAGTTCAAACAAAAACTGTACGATATCATTGTGAAGATGCACAATGAACGTTATCCATACAATAACTTATTGTATTAA
- a CDS encoding HEPN domain-containing protein codes for MNTELTPIIEAILRAVAVDEIYQWTFDHDGKKYQMLQVNLSSNAGIRFSDANGLINKTVGSYPNVYINVNFTHEIQQKIDQGLGRAYLICQPENRIYLNPVQDIPLVLPDNKSDEVIEKTRTYIDKEKGKIRSFIEGYNFYFEHKNHAHAAFMLHQALELAFRTAENILVVEDKKSHSLKNHINYLKAFDDRLGTLADNNENKQALEKINKAYIDYRYHFDYFIDEDVLETAYQIAINTLNWIYDYSNILFKEIKSKLNSPAVTNFEVENCKNNNEIYNQSYCNANYRDLILNAIERYCTPALVVCFGYDSDHHNYHNALKRVKNDCITHAYYILVAYDILSTDINNLTQLITGMLPNNVSLTMVAENTKAFTKQLSNGHPFFVSLIKVGDIWFQNPSIANIDRESIIAPQLNLGYVRQQWKTRYNNARTLYLPCEEDYLAISIEAIYYMLSQALEQVCLGVINTVLQYKPQRINLTFLMQLCKLIVPDAYATFCLDREESLKAFKNITEAQQQFTHNANYKGDPLTIIELQKRTKTFMERCNQEMESYFEKISNQQLVEQVE; via the coding sequence ATGAACACCGAACTTACCCCTATTATCGAGGCAATCCTTCGTGCCGTTGCCGTCGATGAAATTTACCAATGGACTTTTGACCACGATGGTAAAAAGTATCAAATGTTACAGGTCAATCTTAGCTCAAATGCCGGAATCCGATTTTCCGATGCCAATGGTCTTATAAACAAAACTGTTGGTTCCTATCCCAATGTATATATCAATGTGAACTTCACGCACGAAATACAACAAAAAATAGATCAAGGTTTAGGTCGGGCATACCTTATTTGCCAACCTGAAAACCGCATTTATCTGAATCCTGTGCAAGACATCCCCCTTGTCTTACCAGATAATAAAAGTGACGAAGTCATCGAAAAAACACGAACATATATCGATAAGGAAAAGGGCAAGATTCGATCTTTTATAGAGGGTTACAATTTCTATTTCGAACATAAAAATCATGCACACGCAGCATTTATGCTACACCAAGCTTTAGAACTTGCATTTCGAACAGCAGAAAACATCCTCGTCGTTGAGGATAAAAAGTCGCATTCGCTAAAAAACCATATAAACTATCTCAAAGCTTTCGACGATCGCCTCGGCACACTAGCCGATAATAACGAAAACAAACAGGCTTTGGAGAAAATTAATAAGGCTTACATTGACTATCGATATCACTTTGACTATTTTATCGATGAAGATGTATTAGAAACAGCCTATCAGATTGCTATCAATACATTAAACTGGATATACGATTATTCGAATATTTTATTCAAAGAAATTAAGTCAAAACTTAACTCGCCTGCAGTCACTAACTTCGAAGTTGAAAATTGCAAAAATAACAATGAAATATACAATCAAAGTTATTGTAACGCTAATTATCGGGACCTCATTTTAAATGCTATAGAGCGCTATTGCACCCCTGCGCTGGTCGTATGTTTCGGTTATGATTCTGATCATCACAACTATCATAATGCGCTGAAAAGGGTAAAAAATGATTGCATAACGCATGCTTACTATATCTTGGTCGCTTATGATATTTTAAGCACCGACATCAATAATCTAACGCAGCTCATAACAGGTATGCTTCCCAACAATGTATCACTTACGATGGTCGCGGAAAACACGAAAGCTTTCACCAAACAGCTCTCAAACGGGCATCCATTTTTTGTCTCGCTCATCAAAGTGGGCGACATCTGGTTTCAGAATCCATCCATAGCCAATATCGATCGGGAAAGCATCATTGCCCCACAGCTAAATCTAGGTTATGTACGTCAACAATGGAAGACACGCTATAATAACGCGCGCACATTATATTTACCTTGTGAGGAAGACTACTTAGCAATAAGCATCGAGGCCATATATTATATGTTATCTCAAGCGCTGGAACAAGTTTGTCTTGGCGTAATCAATACCGTACTTCAATACAAACCGCAACGGATCAATCTCACTTTCCTCATGCAACTCTGCAAATTGATAGTTCCTGATGCTTACGCCACATTTTGCTTGGACCGTGAAGAGTCGCTTAAGGCCTTTAAAAACATTACGGAAGCACAACAACAATTTACGCACAATGCAAATTATAAAGGAGATCCATTAACAATTATAGAATTGCAAAAACGCACAAAAACGTTTATGGAAAGATGTAACCAAGAGATGGAAAGCTATTTTGAGAAAATTTCTAACCAACAGCTGGTCGAACAAGTTGAATAG
- a CDS encoding ATP-binding protein codes for MIQRLIKNKLEQALFKGKTILLIGPRQVGKTTLIKEILSGDDYLFLDGDDPLVRTYLNSPNTKKIETIIGQAKVVFIDEAQRIENIGLTAKIIHDQFKDVQLILSGSSALELKTHTHEPLTGRKREFNLFPISYAEYEHSSGFLNAASDLETRLVYGFYPESITSRGDEREVLNEISQSYLYRDILALANIKKPEVLEKILQALAFQIGSEVSYNEIAQLTGVDKNTVANYIHLLEISYIIFPLTSFSRNLRNEIKTNRKIYFYDNGIRNAVIQNFNPIELRDDVGALWENFLISERLKHNSYSRRFVNKYFWRTKQQQEIDYVEEADGKITGYEFKWNPKAKAKIPSNFVEAYSADVQVISKDNFRAFIGLE; via the coding sequence ATGATACAGCGATTAATCAAAAATAAGTTGGAGCAAGCACTTTTTAAGGGGAAGACTATCCTACTAATTGGTCCGCGGCAAGTAGGTAAAACTACCCTGATCAAAGAGATACTTTCTGGTGACGATTATTTATTTTTGGATGGGGATGATCCCTTGGTAAGGACTTATCTCAACAGTCCTAACACAAAAAAGATTGAAACAATTATTGGTCAAGCTAAAGTGGTATTTATTGATGAAGCACAGCGCATCGAAAATATAGGTTTAACAGCAAAAATTATACATGACCAATTTAAAGATGTACAGCTTATCCTCAGCGGATCCTCGGCGCTTGAGTTGAAAACTCATACGCATGAACCATTGACAGGACGTAAGAGAGAGTTCAATCTTTTCCCTATTTCTTATGCAGAATATGAGCATAGTAGTGGCTTTCTTAATGCTGCAAGCGATCTGGAAACCAGACTGGTTTATGGATTTTATCCAGAATCGATTACTAGCCGCGGTGACGAACGGGAAGTACTCAATGAGATCTCTCAAAGTTATTTGTATCGGGATATTTTAGCCTTAGCGAATATAAAAAAACCAGAAGTTCTCGAGAAGATCCTTCAAGCCCTAGCCTTTCAAATTGGATCCGAAGTGAGCTATAATGAAATTGCCCAGCTGACAGGAGTTGATAAAAACACTGTTGCCAATTATATTCATCTCTTGGAAATTTCTTACATTATATTCCCCTTGACTTCCTTTAGCCGAAACCTGCGTAATGAAATAAAGACAAATCGAAAAATATATTTTTATGACAACGGAATCCGCAATGCTGTGATACAAAACTTTAATCCAATCGAATTAAGAGATGATGTGGGTGCACTTTGGGAGAATTTTCTGATTTCAGAACGCTTAAAACACAACAGTTATAGCCGACGTTTTGTCAACAAATACTTTTGGCGGACGAAACAGCAGCAAGAAATCGATTATGTAGAAGAAGCGGACGGCAAAATAACTGGTTACGAATTTAAATGGAACCCTAAGGCGAAAGCAAAAATACCGTCAAATTTTGTAGAAGCCTATAGCGCAGATGTTCAGGTAATCTCAAAGGATAATTTTAGAGCGTTTATTGGTCTTGAATAA
- a CDS encoding aminotransferase-like domain-containing protein yields the protein MEQQLLYKKIANIVENQIKNGSLVYGDRLPSVRSAQKLYNVSLNTAKSAYMELESRSLIESRPKSGYFVSRSGLRRMAIPSISTFKIDEKKQDPAALIDKVFHSLEDKEITRFSLGLPSASLLPIQKLNRCIIESVHELHDYGDQYGQVQGSPNLRKEIAKWSLVLEGKISDEDLIITSGAMNAIYSCLRAVTKPGDTIAVESPLYFGFIQAFQLLGLKTIEIPTHPITGIELDALKKVIHKIDVCCFVTNFSNPLGALMPEEHKKELVKLLAHHHIPLIEDDLYGNIYFGSSRPKPCKYFDEEGLVMWCGSFTKVLAPSFRLGWVEPGQYKDKILKQKLIQTISQPAIYQEAVSKFLQIGRYDHHLNSFRKKLYNNYVNFRNSIEAHFPENTKMSQPEGGFVLWLELDKKIDSTVLYDYALRQKLSFAPGRMFTQHDQFKNCIRLNYAVDWNEKTAQDLMRLGRFFKAVL from the coding sequence ATGGAACAGCAACTGTTATATAAAAAAATAGCCAATATTGTCGAGAACCAGATCAAAAATGGTTCTTTAGTATATGGCGATCGTTTACCTTCTGTCCGCAGCGCTCAGAAATTATACAATGTAAGTTTAAATACGGCAAAAAGTGCCTATATGGAACTAGAGAGTCGATCGCTAATTGAATCACGTCCCAAATCAGGCTATTTCGTTAGTCGATCCGGCCTTCGTCGGATGGCTATCCCGTCCATTTCTACCTTCAAAATCGACGAAAAGAAACAAGATCCCGCGGCATTGATCGATAAAGTTTTCCACTCCCTGGAAGACAAGGAAATTACACGCTTTTCACTGGGTTTACCCAGTGCATCATTACTTCCGATTCAAAAACTTAATCGATGCATTATAGAGTCGGTTCATGAGCTGCATGATTACGGTGATCAATATGGACAGGTACAGGGAAGTCCGAACTTACGGAAAGAAATTGCCAAATGGTCATTGGTACTTGAAGGAAAAATAAGTGACGAGGATCTTATTATCACGTCGGGTGCCATGAATGCCATCTACAGCTGCCTTCGTGCCGTCACTAAACCCGGCGACACCATAGCGGTAGAAAGTCCCCTTTATTTTGGCTTTATTCAGGCTTTTCAACTATTGGGTCTCAAAACCATCGAGATTCCTACCCACCCTATTACGGGAATTGAATTGGATGCTCTGAAAAAAGTTATTCATAAAATTGATGTCTGTTGTTTTGTCACCAACTTTAGCAATCCATTGGGCGCACTCATGCCTGAGGAGCACAAGAAAGAGCTTGTCAAACTACTGGCACACCACCATATTCCATTGATTGAAGACGACCTCTATGGGAACATCTATTTCGGTTCGTCACGGCCCAAGCCATGCAAATATTTTGACGAAGAGGGACTGGTAATGTGGTGTGGATCATTTACCAAAGTATTAGCCCCAAGTTTTCGGCTCGGTTGGGTTGAGCCCGGGCAATACAAGGATAAGATCCTAAAACAAAAACTCATACAGACGATTTCGCAGCCTGCAATTTATCAAGAGGCGGTCTCTAAATTCTTACAGATCGGCCGGTACGACCATCACCTCAATAGTTTCAGAAAAAAACTGTACAACAATTATGTCAATTTCAGAAACAGCATTGAGGCACACTTTCCTGAAAACACCAAAATGTCGCAGCCCGAAGGTGGCTTTGTACTTTGGTTAGAGCTGGACAAAAAGATAGACTCAACGGTGCTCTACGATTATGCGCTCAGACAAAAGTTGAGTTTTGCACCTGGAAGGATGTTTACGCAGCACGATCAGTTTAAGAATTGTATTCGGCTTAACTATGCGGTGGACTGGAACGAAAAGACGGCACAGGATCTGATGCGCCTCGGGCGATTTTTTAAGGCTGTATTGTAA
- the recG gene encoding ATP-dependent DNA helicase RecG gives MAELSLITPIEYLKGVGPQKADVLKKELQVFTIGDLLTQYPFRYIDRTEFHKIRKLHPDMMAAQVLGRLVSLQLVGEKKTKRLVGSFKDETGSMELVWFQSIPWLQKSLKVGSAYIIYGKPSEFNGQLSITHPEMDLYNPQVKQIGNMSLQPVYSSTEKLKKFNLDTKGIQRLQQTALETVFRSIDESLPQNVLAKHGLISRQQAFASIHFPSDQKELNQAIKRIKFEELFFIQLKLLNNKQLNTQKFRGQRFNKVGEKFNTFFNERLPFPLTGAQKRVVKEIRMDTNTGAQMNRLVQGDVGSGKTVVALMSMLLAVDNGFQACMMAPTEILATQHYHGLKDLVGDDIVTIKLLTGSTSTKERRLIHQALEDGSLDILIGTHALIEDKVKFNNLGFVVIDEQHRFGVEQRAKLWRKNVIPPHMLVMTATPIPRTLAMTMYGDLDISVIDELPAGRKPIKTVHFFESSRLRMFGFMREEIAKGRQVYVVYPLIKESEKLDLIYLEAGLENLQREFPLPQYKISIVHGKMPVKDKDFEMQRFVKHETQIMVATTVIEVGVNVPNASVMVIENSERFGLSQLHQLRGRVGRGAEQSFCILMSGNKLSKEGRLRLDTMVRTNDGFEIAEVDLQLRGPGDISGTQQSGVLDLKMANLATDQALLTECRNTVIEIFNEDPTLQSEKNQLLRSFLARKSDGIAWDKIS, from the coding sequence ATGGCTGAATTAAGTTTAATTACCCCCATAGAATACCTCAAAGGTGTAGGTCCACAAAAGGCAGATGTGCTCAAGAAAGAGTTGCAGGTATTTACCATTGGTGATCTACTGACGCAATATCCTTTCCGTTATATCGACCGTACAGAGTTTCATAAAATCCGGAAACTTCATCCCGATATGATGGCGGCACAGGTACTGGGGCGATTGGTTTCGCTACAACTCGTGGGCGAGAAAAAAACGAAACGTCTTGTCGGTTCTTTCAAAGACGAAACGGGCTCCATGGAATTGGTCTGGTTTCAGTCCATCCCATGGCTCCAAAAATCATTAAAAGTCGGCTCAGCCTATATTATTTACGGCAAGCCGAGCGAATTCAATGGGCAGCTTTCCATTACGCATCCCGAAATGGATTTATATAATCCGCAGGTTAAACAGATCGGCAACATGAGTTTACAGCCGGTGTATTCGTCGACAGAAAAACTCAAAAAGTTCAATCTAGATACCAAAGGGATCCAACGCTTGCAGCAAACTGCATTGGAAACCGTATTCCGTAGTATTGATGAATCGCTTCCCCAGAATGTGCTTGCTAAACATGGCCTCATTTCCAGGCAACAGGCGTTCGCTTCCATCCATTTTCCAAGCGATCAAAAGGAGCTGAACCAAGCCATCAAACGCATCAAATTTGAAGAGCTATTCTTTATTCAGCTCAAGCTGCTCAACAACAAGCAGCTGAATACACAGAAATTCAGAGGCCAGCGGTTCAATAAAGTCGGTGAAAAATTCAACACGTTCTTTAATGAACGTCTTCCATTCCCTTTGACAGGAGCGCAAAAGCGCGTTGTGAAGGAAATCCGTATGGATACCAATACAGGTGCACAGATGAACCGCCTGGTACAGGGCGATGTTGGATCCGGGAAAACGGTTGTTGCCCTCATGAGCATGTTGCTTGCTGTCGACAATGGATTTCAGGCCTGTATGATGGCTCCGACAGAAATCTTGGCGACCCAGCATTATCATGGACTTAAAGATCTTGTTGGCGACGATATTGTTACGATAAAGCTTCTCACTGGCTCCACTAGTACGAAAGAACGCCGTTTGATCCACCAGGCACTGGAAGATGGCAGCTTAGATATTTTAATTGGCACCCACGCCCTAATCGAGGACAAGGTAAAATTCAACAACCTGGGCTTCGTTGTTATTGACGAGCAGCACCGTTTTGGTGTAGAACAGCGGGCCAAACTCTGGCGGAAGAATGTCATTCCACCACACATGCTGGTCATGACAGCAACACCAATTCCACGGACATTGGCGATGACCATGTACGGCGACTTGGACATCTCCGTGATAGACGAATTACCTGCAGGACGTAAACCAATCAAAACTGTCCACTTTTTTGAAAGTTCGCGTTTGCGGATGTTTGGTTTTATGCGCGAGGAGATCGCCAAAGGCAGACAGGTTTATGTAGTGTACCCGCTCATTAAGGAAAGCGAAAAACTTGATCTGATATATTTAGAAGCAGGACTAGAAAATTTGCAACGCGAATTTCCGCTACCACAATACAAGATCAGTATCGTTCACGGCAAAATGCCCGTAAAAGATAAAGACTTTGAGATGCAGCGCTTTGTCAAACATGAAACGCAGATTATGGTTGCCACCACCGTTATCGAGGTCGGCGTCAATGTTCCCAATGCATCGGTGATGGTCATCGAAAATTCCGAACGATTTGGATTATCCCAACTGCACCAATTGCGTGGCCGTGTAGGCCGTGGTGCTGAACAGTCTTTTTGTATTCTGATGTCGGGCAATAAGCTGAGCAAAGAAGGACGATTAAGGCTGGATACCATGGTGCGTACCAATGACGGGTTTGAAATTGCAGAAGTCGATCTACAGTTACGTGGCCCGGGCGACATCTCCGGCACGCAACAGTCGGGTGTACTTGACCTCAAGATGGCCAATCTGGCCACCGATCAAGCGTTGCTAACGGAATGCCGCAACACAGTCATTGAAATCTTCAACGAAGATCCAACACTCCAGAGCGAAAAAAATCAGTTGCTCCGAAGCTTCCTCGCAAGAAAATCAGATGGCATTGCCTGGGACAAGATTTCTTAA
- the lipB gene encoding lipoyl(octanoyl) transferase LipB, whose translation MNKEVQFQDWGLVDYQEAWDRQESIFKGVLDIKHDNRVNATTTITPNYLIFTAHPHVYTLGKSGHEEYLLLDEKGLEEKEAKFYKINRGGDITYHGPGQIVGYPILDLDNFFTDIHLYLRTLEEAIILTCADFGIEAGRYPGFTGVWIEPDKPTARKICAMGVRASRWVTMHGFAFNVNTDLDYFSNIIPCGIDDKDVTSLKRELGKEVDMEDVKEKLKGHIAKLFEMQIV comes from the coding sequence ATGAACAAAGAGGTGCAGTTTCAAGATTGGGGTCTTGTCGATTACCAAGAAGCATGGGACAGACAAGAATCCATCTTTAAGGGAGTATTGGATATCAAGCACGACAATAGGGTCAATGCGACAACGACCATTACCCCAAATTACTTGATCTTCACAGCACATCCGCATGTTTACACCTTGGGGAAAAGCGGGCACGAGGAATACTTGCTGTTAGATGAAAAAGGGCTCGAAGAGAAGGAGGCCAAATTCTACAAGATCAACCGCGGTGGTGACATTACTTATCACGGCCCCGGGCAGATTGTCGGTTACCCGATTCTGGATCTTGACAACTTCTTTACGGATATCCACCTTTATCTGCGCACACTGGAAGAAGCGATCATATTGACCTGTGCTGATTTTGGTATTGAAGCCGGAAGATATCCCGGGTTTACAGGTGTATGGATTGAACCGGATAAGCCAACAGCGCGCAAAATATGTGCGATGGGCGTACGTGCTTCACGCTGGGTGACCATGCATGGCTTTGCCTTCAATGTCAATACAGATCTTGACTATTTTAGCAATATCATTCCTTGTGGCATTGACGATAAAGATGTTACGTCGTTAAAGCGGGAACTTGGCAAAGAAGTCGACATGGAAGATGTGAAAGAAAAACTGAAAGGCCATATTGCGAAACTCTTTGAAATGCAAATAGTGTAA
- a CDS encoding ATP-binding protein, giving the protein METLINFQDILLQGINNDFRRYLHEKINWNQRMIGIKGARGAGKTTILLQHMKYDLGALKDKSLYITADHTWFYNHSLLDTAMDWYQQGGQLLLIDEVHKYPNWSRELKNIYDGIPGMRVIFSASSALDIYRGQADLSRRVVSYTLAGLSFREYLQFSGVASFSPITFEDIQKQHREISVNITSSIRPLPLFAKYLRSGYLPIFTEGENEYLPKLEQIIDAVVDIDLAYIASYNAGTAVKVKRLLAVIAESAPFKPNISALAAKMDISRDRILEYIYQLKDAGLLNVLSTQGKGVSRLQKPDKLFLENTNLSYAIHPDPNQGNLRETFLLNQLLHAGLEVSEPQTGDFLVEQVHIEVGGKNKGSQQVRDTDRYLIAADGIETGFGAKIPLWLFGFLY; this is encoded by the coding sequence ATGGAAACTTTGATCAATTTTCAAGATATTCTTTTGCAGGGCATCAACAATGATTTCAGGAGATACCTTCATGAAAAAATTAACTGGAATCAACGGATGATAGGGATCAAAGGTGCACGTGGGGCAGGTAAGACGACGATTTTATTGCAGCATATGAAATATGATCTGGGCGCATTAAAAGATAAAAGTCTCTATATTACCGCTGATCATACCTGGTTTTACAACCATAGTTTACTAGATACCGCAATGGATTGGTATCAACAGGGGGGGCAACTCCTTCTGATTGATGAAGTACATAAGTATCCTAACTGGTCCAGGGAACTCAAAAATATTTATGATGGGATTCCCGGTATGCGCGTTATATTTTCGGCATCATCGGCTTTAGACATCTATCGTGGTCAAGCCGATTTAAGCAGACGAGTGGTGAGCTATACATTGGCAGGACTTTCTTTTAGAGAATATCTCCAGTTCTCGGGAGTGGCCTCATTCTCTCCGATAACATTTGAAGACATTCAAAAGCAACATCGCGAGATCAGTGTGAATATTACTTCCTCCATAAGACCGCTGCCACTATTTGCAAAGTATCTGCGATCGGGTTATCTGCCTATATTTACCGAAGGTGAAAACGAATATTTGCCTAAACTAGAGCAAATTATAGATGCGGTCGTTGATATTGATCTTGCTTACATTGCATCTTACAATGCTGGTACGGCTGTGAAAGTAAAACGCTTATTAGCAGTAATAGCAGAATCCGCTCCTTTCAAGCCTAATATTTCCGCCTTAGCAGCCAAAATGGATATTTCCAGAGATCGCATATTAGAATACATCTATCAATTGAAGGACGCAGGACTTTTAAATGTTTTATCCACACAAGGGAAAGGCGTATCGCGGCTACAAAAGCCGGACAAACTTTTCTTGGAAAATACGAACCTTTCTTATGCAATTCACCCAGATCCAAACCAAGGAAATCTACGGGAAACTTTTTTATTGAATCAATTGCTTCATGCAGGGCTGGAAGTATCCGAACCGCAGACTGGCGACTTTTTAGTCGAGCAGGTTCATATCGAAGTGGGCGGTAAAAATAAAGGTAGTCAGCAGGTTCGAGATACCGATCGTTACTTGATTGCGGCAGATGGTATAGAAACAGGTTTTGGCGCAAAGATTCCGCTATGGTTATTCGGATTTTTATATTAG